The window CGACCAGGTCCGCGCCCAGCTCCGCGAGGCCGTCGAGGTCGACGACGCGCCGACCGTGGTCCGCTTCTCCAAGGGCGCCGTCGGTCCCGCCGTACCCGCGGTGGGCCGCGTCGGCGGCATGGACGTACTGCGCGAGCCCGGCACCGAGACCCCGGACGTCCTGCTCGTCTCCGTCGGCGCCCTGGCCCCGATGTGTCTCGAGGTGGCCACGCTCCTCGACAAGCAGGGCATCACCACCACCGTCGTCGACCCGCGCTGGGTCAAGCCCGTCGACGATGCCATGGCGCCGCTCGCCGCGCGGCATCGCGTGGTCGTCACCGTCGAGGACAACTCCCGTGTCGGCGGTGTCGGCTCGGCGATCGCCCAGGCCCTGCGGGACGCGGGCGTGGACGTGCCGCTGCGCGACTTCGGCATTCCGCCGCGCTTCCTCGACCACGCCTCCCGCAACGAGGTGCTGGTGGAGATCGGACTGACCGCGCCGGACATCGCCCGTCAGGTCACGGGCCTGGTCTCCAAGCTGGACGGCCGGTTCGAGCGGCCGGAGGCCGAGACGGGGGTCGACGCGGCGGTGCAGTCCGCGCGCGACTGACCACCGGGACCTCCCCGACGCGGTACGGGCCGGTCGCTCCCCCTCTTACGGGTGGCGCGACCGGCCCGTCTGCGTGAACCTGCGAGTGCCGGGGCATACGCATCCCCAGCTCTCTCGATCATGCCGAGCAGTGGCGAGCCGGGTCGAGGACGACAAGCAGGGGAGGTCACGCCGTGAGCAGCACGCTCTTTCGGACCAAGAACGTCGAGCAGTCGATCCAGGACACCGAGGAACCCGAGCACGCGCTCAGAAAATCCCTGTCCGCCCTCGATCTGACGGTCTTCGGCGTCGGCGTCATCATCGGCACCGGCATCTTCGTCCTCACCGGCACGGCGGCCAGGAACACCGCCGGCCCCGCCGTCTCGCTGTCCTTCGTCGTCGCCGGTGTGGTCTGCGCGCTCGCCGCGCTGTGCTACGCGGAGTTCGCCTCCACGGTCCCGGTGGCCGGCTCCGCCTACACCTTCTCCTACGCCTCGCTCGGCGAGTTCCCCGCCTGGATCATCGGCTGGGACCTGGTCCTCGAACTCGCGCTCGGCACGGCGGTGGTCGCCGTCGGATGGTCCGGCTACATCCACTCGCTGCTCGACAACGCGGGCTGGCACCTGCCCGAATACCTCAGCGGGCGTGACACGGCGTCCGGCTTCGGCTTCGACATCCTCGCCGCCCTCCTGGTCCTGGTCATCACCGTCATCCTCGTACTCGGCATGAAGCTCTCCGCGCGGGTCACCTCGGTCGTCGTGGCCATCAAGGTGGCCGTCGTGCTCGTGGTGATCATCGCGGGCGCCTTCTTCATCAAGGGCGGCAACTACGACCCGTTCATCCCGAGTCCGCAGCCGGTGCCCGCGGGCGGCAACCTCAAGGCACCCCTCATCCAGCTGATGTTCGGCTGGGCGCCCTCGAACTTCGGCGTCATGGGCATCTTCACGGCCGCGTCCGTCGTCTTCTTCGCCTTCATCGGCTTCGACGTGGTCGCCACGGCGGCCGAGGAGACCCGCAAT of the Streptomyces sp. NBC_01788 genome contains:
- a CDS encoding amino acid permease → MSSTLFRTKNVEQSIQDTEEPEHALRKSLSALDLTVFGVGVIIGTGIFVLTGTAARNTAGPAVSLSFVVAGVVCALAALCYAEFASTVPVAGSAYTFSYASLGEFPAWIIGWDLVLELALGTAVVAVGWSGYIHSLLDNAGWHLPEYLSGRDTASGFGFDILAALLVLVITVILVLGMKLSARVTSVVVAIKVAVVLVVIIAGAFFIKGGNYDPFIPSPQPVPAGGNLKAPLIQLMFGWAPSNFGVMGIFTAASVVFFAFIGFDVVATAAEETRNPQRDVPRGILGSLIICTVLYVAVSIVVTGMQKYSALSIDAPLADAFKSTGHPWYSGLISFGAAIGLTTVCMILLLGQARVFFAMSRDGLLPRFFSHTHPRFRTPYRPTILLGVIIAVVAGFTSLSELAELVNIGTLFAFIVVAISVIILRNTRPDLPRAFRTPWVPVIPVLSVCACLWLMVNLPAETWLRFAIWMVVGFVVYFLYGRKHSRLAERQAQERRTAGGGTS